In the Rhododendron vialii isolate Sample 1 chromosome 2a, ASM3025357v1 genome, gggcgatcaatttgccagtgagcgcaggattcaatggagaggattcaaagatgttgcagatcaacacggaaagaatatcaggaacgaagatcgagtatgtttcggatttgtatcaagtcTAGAGTCGGctttgaaattaatgtattttgaatcagtaaatttatcttgtgactataatagctaaactttattttgaaaatttatatttatttagcaaattttcttaagattttattttattttgcttccggaaagtcggggcgttacagcaaCTATATATTACATTCTAAATATCCAACAATATATGTGGTTATATTTTTCACATTTTGATTTTGGCCTTTtcgtttttgtgtggatttgagtggagttttttttatgatttttagaGGTCAAGATTTTGTATATATTCCAACATCACGTCTCActtttaataattatttacatgataatcatctctctctctctctctctctctctctctctctcacatatggCTTTAAGCTTAtcatattaatttttctttcttggttgCATCCATTGTGTAGGAAGTTGTCCATTTATTAAAGGGAGGGCATTTATTGGTGGATTGAAGGAGGAGGAGGTATAATATTGTTGATGACTTAATAGGTAGTCTGTTCATAATTTTATGAATATGTCATtatcaaaatttatgaacaaAATCTAAAACAGGAAACGTTAGTAGGatgaaccaacaaaaaaaaaaagggggtctAATAAATCTAAAATAGTATGGTTTGAAAAAGGAAGGGGGAAGAGGGTTAAATACTTATGTACAGTATATGAtttgagaagaagaaaaaaaggtgtGGGTGGAGTGGGTGTATATGCTTATGTGGGAAGAGTGACTTACAAAACAATGAAGAGTTAGTGATTACCGAAGATGAATTTGTATGGATGTATTGACCAATTTCTAGAGTTAATGATTAGAATATGAATTTGTATGGATATATTGACCAAGAGGAGCTGTCCCCAAGGAGAACTATGATTtttagtgttccaatttttgatttgtttgacTATTTTATCTATCATCTTCAGTAGTCttacatttcttttcttttgtttattaacTATGTGCTTGGTTTTTTTACCTACGGTAACGATGTTCGCTTTCATATGACAAGGAGGCTCTTGTATTATTGAAGTTAACAGGCGAACAATTTGGCAAATTGGCCTTCATAGCAAGAATATCTTTGTCACTGTCATCTTCAGATTTTCCTTTTCATATGACAAAGCGTCAATTTTCAGTTCGCTTGGCATATGCTATGACCATTAACAAATCACAAGAACAATCTGTCAAATTCGTTGGAGTCGATTTGCGCACATCTGTATTTAGTTATGGGCAACTATATGTGACATTATCAAGGTGCACATCTTTTGACCGTATAATTGTCATTCTCCCCAAAGAAGAAATAGATTTCACTACCAATATTGTTTACCCTGAAGTTCTGCTGTAGTTTGCTTTATCATACCAGGTACAATGAGttgtaaaatattataatttaaTTTTCCTCTGTTATcatatatatgtaaaaaaaaattacattcatttttaaatttgcaattgATAGTTGAGTACGAGTTAACTTAGTTAAAATTAATGTACTCAAACTATAGTGATGTGACTCTTACCTATTTACATTCATTGTATTACGAAATTGTAATTTTCcataatattttgtattttttcagtttaattgttttattttagtatttttatgcAGAATTGGTCgcatattttatttaaattctttTGGGAGCATAATTAAGTATGGAGTAGTCATGTTgctattttttacatttttgagttttaatgtattcaCGTTGTTATgtacatttcttttctttttttgtcttgcaTACATGGTCGCCCCTGTGTAATGAAATTTCTGACTCCGTCCCTACTTGAGTGGTAAGGCTTTCAAGTGATATTacattgaccaatggttaagactttcctagaaagtctatgtatgtatatatatatatatatatgtatgtatgattATGGTAGGCTTATATATATAgacgcacgcacacacacacacccctaggaaaatctaggaaagtaaatcTTGAAGGGTaattaggttcaaggctattacTTTTAGGCTTGCATATATGACAAGCCTAAGTATGCTACTTATGGAAGCATAATGATTATTTCCTTAGGTTTAAAAAGTTCAACTAGGGTTTGGAATAAATATCTCCTTGAAAGTGACCTTTCAATGGAGAGAAAGAACAATGTTCTTTCTAGGAAAGTGATTTGATTAAGAAAGTATAATGATGGGTTTGATTGTCATGAGTGGGGaaaatgacaagtcaatggaAGGTGAAATGATTAAAGGGTTGGCTTTggcttttgaaaatgacttgtcaatgcaaaaagAATGAATTAGGCTTCAAAGTAGCCTTTCTAGGAAATTTTAGggtgatatatatacatatatgtatatacatacatgcatGCCAAGGTTACTTGTAGAAAGGAGAAAGGAAGTGATGATGAATTATGGACTTCTTGATGTGATAATACATAATCATGGTTGTTTGAAAGACACAaacttggtcttggtcttgatTAGACAAGTCCATGGTAGTACTATTTTTTAGACAATATGAAGTcttatttctatttctattacTCAAATGATAGAAATTACCCTACGAACTATTATTCAATGGGTAAAAAGATAATGATGAGAAAAGATATTATTGGAAGAAGTAATGATGAGTaataaaatcttgaaatgactagtTATGAAGGTGCAATGATTTCCTAGTCTGGGGTTGAAGAGGTTCAATTAGGATGtagaaaggttcacaaggttcaaaggTGGGTGAAAATGTTCCCCTTGGATTTAGGAGGATTCATAAGGGTCATAAGGTTCAACTAGATGAAACTAGCCTTGAAAAGTAACTGGATTGGCAAAACTAATTAGTTAGGAATTAACTAGACTTACCAAGTAGAATTTCTagctaataaatgaaattttatagTTTAATAGAAactttcaaatatttaacgaaatttttacttaccaaaaatcagggttgttatagttggcctattaagaaacaacaagtGAATAAGATGAGTGTAGtgaaaatgagaatgttgaggtgaatgtatggtaagactagacgagacattATTAGAAATGAAAATGGTTCGTGAGATGGCAGGTGTAGCAtccatagaagagaagttgagggaaaacaggctaaggtggtttgggaaTGTCTACCATAAActaggagatgcagtagttaagagagtgGATAGGATACCTTTGGGTAGCAATGTTACgaggaggggtagacctaaattgacattagaatGTAGtgtgcaaagatatgagtatagtatgtttgtgtgaacaagtgggccttgacagagctcaatggaggaaaataattcatgtagccgactccaAGTGATTAGGatataaggctcggtttggtttggtatctttTTTAGTTGATCTCAAACAAACTTTAATCAAATCAATGGCTATTCCAATGAGAAATTTAGTTTATTTCATGTTTGAGCAAGCCTAGGAAGCTAGTAACAAGCTTGATGTTCCGATTGGCTTCGTTAATGCCTATTCTCGATAGAATTGCttgtttatttgtgaattgatcTTGAATGGGTTTTGAATGCCTCAAAAAAGAGGAAGCAGGAGAAATACCAAAGTTGAACATGCAAAGGTCTTGAATTTGGCTCTGTTAAGGAAGCACAGATATTTTACTATGCCTAAAAGTTTGGAGAAGGTGTCTAGAGGAGAGAAAAACAgatagggttagggttttaagGTTGAGGATGACGTTTTGTGGGGGTGATGGTTATTTAAAGAAGTTTCGTAAATACCCTTGTCTTTAACAGTCAATGTGGATGGAGTTAGCTCCGGGGACTATTTAAACTTGCATCGTAAACGTTGGCATACAATATACGCGATTTatatattggggaccaaattgatattttgaaaataatttaggGACTATCGGTACAAATAGGCAgccttaaccctaaccctacacacacacacattagcgaatgcccgtgcctgaatgCATGGTTCGAACATTCAGCATACGCAAATTaaaattgaacaacaaatttaACCAACCAAGACCcatagaacaaactcaaacgcataaatcttgatcaaataaaaaaacaccatccaaaacaacgatgaaaataaaaattgatatacATTAATGAAAATGCGTGCCTCAAGGAGACATCTAAAAAGAGAACATGAAACATGTCAAGACTAAAAATCTTCAAGCATATTGATCCTTTTGAGCTTCGAGGCTTCTCGATCACAATCCTAAAAAAGAATGATATGTCAACAGAAGCCCAGTTAGTACGCTAAGTCATTTATTTAAGGGATGATACATAATAAcagaagaaaattaaattataatattttacaaCTCATTGTACCTGGTATGATAAAGCAAACTACAGTAGAACTTCAGGGTAAACAATATTGGTAGTGAAATCTATTTCTTCTTCGGGGAGAATGACAGTTATATGGTCAAAAGACGTGCTCCTTGATAATGCCACATATAGTTGCCCATAACTAAATACAGGTGTGCGCAAATGGACTTCAACGAATTTGACAAATTGTCCTTGTGATTTGTTAATAGTCATAGCATATGCCAAGCGAACTGGAAATTGATGCTTTGTCATATGAAAAGGAAAATCTGAAAATGACGATGATAAAGATATTCTTGGTATGAAGGCCAATTTGCCTACGATACCGATGTTCGCTTTCATAGTTGATTGGTGGGCCAGCTTCTCTATTTTGCTCTTCAATTGGCACTTGAACATCCACATGCATCTCTACTCTTTCAGCCACTGGAATCATATTAATATCATTTTCACGTTTTATCATGTAAACGGGACACAATAAACTCGATTGGTACATATCATTATTACACTCAATGcataacatttttttctttatctactTCATGAGCACTCTCATACAGGTGGCTTATTCCTTCATCTATACatataaacaaaagaaagtctGTATTGTTAGTATACTAAAAAGCGCAATTTAGACTACGGTCAAGTTCCAAAATTTAGTATTTGTAATTAGAAGTCTTACCAATTGGTGGGtcaatttctatgttttgatctTCAATAGATGCATGAGTATCCTCATGCGTCTCGACTACGCTCATTGGTAGCATTTCATTGTCACGATTTATCATGTAAATAGGACACAAAAAACTCAACTGCAATTCAATATTACTACAAATGCATACCATTTATTTCTTTATCTTCTTCGTGAGCACTCTCATGCCGACAAACGCTTCcttcatattatatagataaacaaaagaaagcGCAGTTTAAAAGTCTTACCATTTGGTggttcaatttgcatgttttgCTCTTCAACTGGGTCAATTTGCATATTAATTTCATTCGCATTATTCATCCAGCAAATGagacaccaaaaaaacaaagatgggTAATTacattagtaaaaaaaagattgaCATAACTGTGTTCCTCCTTTtatgttatttaaaaaaaaagattcaaacatttttctcttatttctaCGTGTGAAGACATCCCATGAGTAGGAACACATTATTGCATAAGGAAATGatttgaaatgatttttcttATGTTGCTTTCCTTGTGTCACTACGAAACGTAAGTGTAGTGTAGAAACGTTCTGGGAAATTTAGTGTAGAAATTCATTACTGAAAATAATAGTATTCAATTAAGCTTTCAAAAATCAACGCCAATCTATCCCATTATCCAATCAAGCTTTCAAAAATTATTACCAAAAATCGGCATTAAaaatcattacccaaaaaaatcggCAGTCAAAGAAAAGCAAGATTGAAATCTATCACTCTAATCAAGCCAATCaagcttaaaaaattatttccaaaaattgaaaaaatcactCTCAACCGTCAAATGAAATCAATCTGAGTCAATCTACGGTATCTACCTATGGAAACTTTCGGATTATTAGTCAGATTGAgtcattaaaatttgaaatttgaaattagaTACAATGCTTGCTTTGAATTTCTCCAACTAAATAGAAACAAAGGAGAATACTCAAATTCATTggcaggaaaataaaatttcatttgaaaCCCCATTTTTATTCATGCCgtcaaaatatttcaattatttaCCTTGTCAAAGCACAACCACCAAACCTTCCAGTTGACTGGTAAACTACTATTATAAAATGATAATAGAAATAGCtacttttcatattttttcttgaaaccactggaaaaaaaatcatgcgcACCTATGTTCACAAACCATGCGGTTAAAATTCTTACCATGTGGTGCTCTCCCTCGGTACTTGAGCGGTACTCTCCCTCAGTTAAGcgttttgttgaaaaataagtacccagcagagtcgccactgtgggctgcCCGCCCGGTGTGCGCTCGacgagtcgccacccggatttttgagatggatgatccgagaaaccgagaactcgtttgaaaaatgtttttggtctagcgataacgtcgagactttgggttcgggagccacgttacaaacggggaaggttttgttgaaaagcacctCATTCACCCGgtaaaaccggtctctactaaacattttctaAGGGGGAAATTTTGtacatcttttgaaaaatagaactctttaataaacaagtaagaggggaagggtCATGGGAAGATATATTGCATTGGCGTGCATGTGGTGCTATCTGTTACAAAAATGATAAGAGTATGATATTGTAAAATGAAGTAACTAAACAGTGGACTGTCTAGATCAGAACTATTATCACACGACTTATCACAATATCGCGCACGGTCTTGCGATACGCCGTGCGGTCCACCTATTCCGTTATAAGACTATTCATCAGTACCCATAGCAACGCTCGGTGTTCTAGATATCCCGTGCATAACTTTTAAAGATATCTAAAAATACCCAACTACTGTCTTACTTTAGAATGACACCATTTTCTTCAAGCCATGAACAAGAAACAAGTTTTGATGTATTTGAACATTTGAGAAAGCGAAAAGGCCTTGTTTAAGAACtaaaacatggcttgtagatatggtcttattCTGAAGATACTGACGACAATGTTTTAGCAAGCCTGATGATGAACAGCCATGATCTAGACAGTCTAGCTAAATAAACAGAGATTAGTAAAATACCATGCGTTTGAACGTACTACGTCGTGCGATGCATCAGAACGCCGCACGACGTGGTATATCCTGCACAGTGActgcttttgtttttgaaaatggtttttTAAATCAGTATTTAACCAAAAGGGGTCAAGCCTGACTACAGAATAGTTCCCTCAGGGATAGGAACAGGGCCTATCCCAAGGAAACTTGTTTTTACCTTTGGACTTGAGCTTGAATGAGGGCGGATGATGTTGGATGAATATGGACAAGATCGAATGGGAGAAGAGGAGTGTGGGTATGAATGGTTGTTGGATGTCTTGGTAGGTAAGGTCTCAAAATGAGTACAAGACTCACtttaatggtgaggagaaaaatggggcattttgagaaagaaagtgCCAAGAGAATGTCGTTAGAGTAACCTTCTTAGGACTTGGAAATAAGGAATGGGTGTAAAAGCatgaaagagaaggaaaattcagagagagagagagggagagacccttttctcttgagtggaaaggtgtatttataggcaaaaggcaaggattttgaattcaaatgatGGAGGCATTTTCTGGGCGGGCcagaagtgctttttcagctGAGCCActtttgtagctgtggctcaagtgaGCATGACCGACAGCTTTCTGAGCCAATCGAAACTTTACCCGTAATGCcgtgcggttaacctcatgacctTGTACTGCATAATAAGTTTTATTACGCCGTGCAGTGTAGAATGTTCCGTACGGTATTCTAGGTTTAGTCTAGGGTTTCTTGGGCTTATCtaggtttttggatttttgggcttttaggtTAAGGAAGTCCTTTATTTAAGCTCtcaaaggtattgtttcctttattttatcaTCGGGATGTTCAAAGAACCTCcgaggtccggattggggtgtctacacatatCCAAGCCAAGGCCACTTTAACCCTGTGCTCCAATTCTGCAAGCGCCTTGCCTCCAAAGGCCTTAAAGCCACTATTGCCATCACAACTTTCATCTCCAATTCCCTGCACCCCAACTCCGACTCTGTCAGATTCGACACGATATCCGACGGCTACGACAAAAGCGGCTTCATGTAAGCAGGTGACGTCCAAGCGTACCTCACCCGCTTAGAATCCGTCGACTCAAAAACCCTGGCCAAGCTCATCAAGAGGCACGAAAGCTCCGACTGTCCCGTTGATTGCGTCGTTTATGACACGTTCATGCCTTGGGCTCTGGAAGTAGCCAAACACCATGGCTTAGCTGGGGCTGCTTTCTTCACGCAGCCCATCATGGATTTCTGACGCTACAAGTGTCGTCGTTGCTGGTCTCGATTCCCGGGATGTCGTTGCTTGAGTTGGAGGACATGCCATCGTTCATTTATGTTCATGGTTCTTATCCAGCTAACTTTGAGATTGTTCTAAGCCAGTTCTCAAATGTGGAGAAAGTTGATTATATTCTTGTTAACACATTCTACAAGTTGGAGGATAAGGTCAGTGttctttgtttttatgtttCTCTTATTTGAGTAGATACAAATTCAAGTTCATGAAACTGTTGTTGTTTTAGCATATAACGCTTGAAACATGTCCAATAACTAACACAAATTCATGAACCTAAACTGAGCTTAAATTGTGATTTTCGCCTCTTCTCTTGATTAGTTCAACAATCCTAACACAAGAATCACCAAAAAATGTTGGAGATATTACAAAAgtttacaccaaaaataaatattacaatGGAATCTCGCTTTCTTTAAGAAGATTCAAGTCCTCTACGGTAACAAACCGGTGTAGTAGAAAATCTCTGACTTGTCCCCTTCAAGATATAAATAGCTCGATAATTTATCGTATGGTTCGGACCTACTCTGCACAAGTAAGAGAACCCAAAGCTCTACAAAAGAACACGCTTACACTTTGCCCAAGACTCTCACGCTCATATTAAATTTACAGGCTATTTtttagagaagaaaaaagatggACAAAGCTGGAGGAAAATACTAAGTGTTTAGGAGAAATTGGCTTATGGCTAAATGACTGGGATTGCTTCCTGAATACAAAGCCACCCAAGCAAGCCTTATATAGGCAAGAAAGAATCCAAAACATTAATGACTAAATCTCATAGGATAAATATGAATCCAAATTAtatcttttttattaataacTAAATTCACTTGGATATTGATAGATTTGCTAGATATGGATAGATATGAAAGATATGCTTCCGATTCTTTCTAGATTTGctagatttttctagatttACTAGAGATTCTCCTTGATTCTTCTAGATTTGCTTAGATATCCAAACACCCAATTAAATGATGTGATCTCAAGATTAGATATGATCTTGCGAGTGGATATCCAAATAAATGCTAAGATAATAATCTcctatacaaatatacacgtgACTTGTAAAGTCTAGTACCAAAAATTGTACggaaatttaatattaaaataataaatttccgACACAAAAATTGCAAACAATGAACGCACATATGGGTACGGGGTATGCATGAATGCTAGATTTTATGTAtaaagctcaaaaaaaaaagaagatttgttctcattttttggCTTGAATGATCGATTAGCTTGGCGGaccaaacaaaataaacgattTCAGTCATACTCTAGGCCCGAGATGGAGCCCATCCAAAGAGCACAACACTCTACTGTGCCgaacgggtaccacgtggcgaTATCCAGCGGCAGTGATCCGGATCGTCCATAcgtattttgaacggtccatatttattccctctctctcccctcaccccaccactttttctcttctttttctctctctaaaatttggaccgtccaaaacacgtttgaacggTCGGATCAATCACTGACCCAGTACCACGTGTGGTACCCTATATGTGATGAAGTTTGTTTTTGAGTGGTATGTTTTCCAATGACAGGCCGCAATGACTGGGAGGCCGTACTTAGCAACCACTTGCCCTTATTGATTCGAGTGTATGTGCCATGTAGCGGAGAAAATTTTCGGTGCCAAATGGGTATATTCCACATGGTACTCGCTCAGCAAATTtgggccgtccaatacacttttggacggctcagattgaaaccctctctctctctctccttccacaccaatactttctctcttctttttttctctctaaatccgagccgtccaaaagcgCAATAGACGGCTCGAATGCACCGAACGGGCACCACATGGAACCCACCGGGTACGGAAAAATTTTCCCATGTGGCGAGATGGCCAACCTTCTTGGACTATTACTCCGGATCCCTATTTACTCCAGGTCCCTCAGTTGCATATTCAATTGTACAGACCCTACGAAGTATTGCCAGGGCCAGACTAAACCAGAAATCAAATATGAGGCCATCTACGAATTTTTCACAAGCTAAATAGTATAAAGTAGATAAATTACCTTTCCCAAAACAAATTCAAGTACTTATTAACATGAAAATCCCAAACAACATCAACTGAATAGTACAACATATCAAAATCAACCTTAAATATcacaatttcttaaaaaaaaaaaaatgtaaccaTACATATTATACGATTTCAAAAGCATTACTTAAATATCACTAAAGGGCAAACACACCACAAAATCATTGCAATGCATGAAATTTCTAAAGTGATGCTAGGAGTACTTATTTCACCTTACTAGATGACTTCAAACACACCACAAAATCAACCAAAGAAAGGAACACCAATCTTACGTGAAAAACCCCAAAATCGGATAAAAACCACGAGAAGGAATCATGCACTAAACACAAATGTACGATTACAAGCAATCTTAACACTGACTGTGTATCCTCACCACGAGTCCTAAGATCTACTTGCTGAATCCAGGTTCATCGTACCCACTGCATGATTGCCGAATCCTGAATCCTCAGGCCTTCTAGAAACCCTTTCGAACTCCACAAAATGATGCAAATCAAAGATTTATTGTTGATGAACTTACCCTCTTAAAGTTGAAAGTTAACACCAGAACACCATGGATCTTTAATGCTCTTCAAGATTCACGAAACCAATCCCTCAATAGGATTCTGAAATATTAGACGAAAACTCACGAAGGCTGCTGTATCGATGTTGAagtagagaaaaagaaaaccagcCTCTCGAAGGAATTTTATCacaaattaattaatcaaactTCGGTCTGTCTTCGAGCGGCGACCAAAGCTCAAGTTCAAAGGAGTATATGTATGGAGATTTCTCGTGAGCCAGAAGGAGAGATGCCTCGTcccttattcttcttttttttctcttcgaCCTAATGGGTCGATtcttattagagcatctccagccttcacccatattttttctcaaatttgagtcaaattttggataaaaacccattttggatagacacatctccaaccatcaaacccaaattttacacatctctctctttctctctctctaactagccgttggagaaatgggtaaaggcaaaagttgtctcagatttgggtaaaaaaatgggtaaaacccaaaatggggaagggtttgggtcaaagattggagagagatttttgtgatttttgccccatttttaaatttgagtcttaaaatgggtcaagagTAGAGATGCTCTTAAGACCCCAAAATGCATTTGAGCAAAAACCGAACCGGCCCAATAAGAAGTTGATTTTGCTGGAGCAAAATACCCCGTCTTCCAACTCTTTCATGAACTGGTCCAATAAGAACTTGATTTACATCTACCGCACtaaaaaacaatacaatatAATGATTCCTTTCCACATCCTAAATAGACGCttctaaaaaaaagtaaaagaaaaaattacacCTCAATAAAATGGGGATACATGGAAAGGTGTTATTTGGTCATGAATGTGCCAACCAAAAGGGAGCTCGGCCTATGGAGTTTCAATGCACTTAGTTGCAATGAGGTCGCAGACTCGCAGGCTCAATTTCTAAGGAGAGAGGAAGGATGATATCCTTGTTGATGGGAGGAGAAGGGGTTTTGGTAGTATCAAAATCTTCCACTGtatgatgagcacccaatattgtagatatttggtgtgACTAGTttcattttatgttgttttaatttgcatttatctagcttttatttgatactgcacgtaaggtgtgtttttagtgttttcaggtaaaacgtgcaaataaggcgcatttcaacgccaaggaatgctccggatGCTTCCAAGTAtccgaagaccctgtcggccccttaaaatctgtctaagtatggaaaaatgactttcaggaaaagtatcgattctcgagattaaaaatggcggtaattgatccttgaatttttctaagagtaactacaaagttgcaaggttttatttgaagagcaaggtcatgttttgagccattttctcttgtGAAAAACGTGCAgatttccattttacactaaaagtggggggttgacattttgatttaattggaatcttaaaattctggtaatgccattgttttcaaatggggggtacttccttattttcattaaataaattaaagtaaagaaaaggtaaaagaaaggtttaaaatgtagtgaAAATAAGATGTTGTGGAGCTCCGGggccgtcgggtgccaagtcttggaggctggcctgaagactgGAGATAAGCtccgcgtatcgatacggattaagagctgtatcgatacgcgttggttaattGGGCAGGCAGAGAGTTCGTATCGATACAGCcataaaccgtatcgatacgggcgcGTTACGGGAAATTGGTCTTCTCAGCTtagcgatgtggtatcgatactttgcataatctgtatcgatacggggagctctcggccagatatttgctgctttttggactttctatttatggaatagttgctacttatagtatgtttctaggatatttgttgggagagaagttgagttgtataaatactcttctctCCCACTTTATCTCATAACTACTTTATGTTCTAGGTTAGGTTTCCTCCATAGTTTTTCTCAAGCTTTCTTAGTTTAATTGTTCAAGAATTTCTTAAGGTAATtgttgtttgttaatttctcacttattaatgttgtagctacggactAGATTCTCCTTAATATCaaatttattttcgttttcatcggttaaaTATGTTTGTCATATTTATGCTTTGTCTAGTctttttagctatgtgtgagtagtttcttGGCTAAGTCTCGGGGTActctttcccaatgacttaggtgattatttggttctcaaaccttcgggcttaaaatcatggttttcggaatttcattaacctagccattttggtctaagcgaggggtgttaactccttagtatgtcgtttagtcaagcggtcttggcaagtggcatattgagggctcgtggcctcctacgtgttagatacattagcaaaaataggttggtttagctccgattaatcacatctttcgataaacgtagtcttttaaaggtaaatcttccgagtgtaagcgcgcggtcgtgactctcacttgagttataattgagaaccggtaaaggcctttgtcaagggttagacgatccctagacttgcctcttttagtttataaagctcGTATCTAATTTGTTACTTTAGCCTTTTCACCGTTAAAAGCAAAActaagttggccgtcttaaacgccacaatccaccatataaaacctacaatccgattaagctattttcgattctcta is a window encoding:
- the LOC131317156 gene encoding uncharacterized protein LOC131317156, which produces MLDGTLQTWDGSCPFIKGRAFIGGLKEEELTGEQFGKLAFIARISLSLSSSDFPFHMTKRQFSVRLAYAMTINKSQEQSVKFVGVDLRTSVFSYGQLYVTLSRCTSFDRIIVILPKEEIDFTTNIVYPEVLL